In Telopea speciosissima isolate NSW1024214 ecotype Mountain lineage chromosome 10, Tspe_v1, whole genome shotgun sequence, the DNA window GTCCAATTATGCCTGTGTGCATTTTAAGCTTCCAGCCTCATATCACAAGTTTTTGCGGCAAATGGCTTCTAATTTCTATTGGGGTGATACTGATGGGCAACCTAAGATGCATTGGATCTCTTGGGAGCGTTTGTGTCTTTCAAAGGAGAATGGTGGATTAGGCTTTCGTGATCCTTCTAGACATAACAGTGCCTTACTTGCAAAGGTGGCTTGGAGGCTATGGTCTGATCTGAATAGCCTATTGTTCAAATTTTTAGAGGCTATTTATTTTCCACATCATGATTTCTTGGCAGCTACTAATGGGCAACGTCCTAGTTGGGGTTGGAGGAGTATTATGGAAGGTAAAAGGGTATTACTTGTTGGGCTATGTTGGACTATTGGAAATGGTACTCAAGTTAGTATTTGGGATGACGCCTGGATTCCTACTGCTTGTGAGTATAAGATCACCTCTCCAAATCCACATTTATCTAGGCTAAGTAAGGTTTTAGACCTTATTGATCAGTCCACTCATACCTGGCGATGTGATGTGTTATCGGCCTTTTTTAACGAGGCTGATATTAGAGGGATACTTAATATCAACCTCTCCATCTTTGATTGGCCTGATAGATTGGAGTGGGTAGCAAGTAACTTTCTCGGTACGTAGTGCCTATCACTTACTTTCTAATAAAGATGCATCTAGGCGTTTGTCTCTTGCTACCTCATCTAGAGTACATTCCTGGAGCACTATACCTTCGGCTGTGTGGAAATCTATTTGGAAGTGTCAAACTTTGTCCAAGGTCCAGCGTTTTTTATGGCGTACTTGTGCTTCAGGACTTGCCACTGGTGATGCCCTCTTGCGACGCAATGTTCATGCAGATCCTCTATGTGTTCGATGTGGTGAGTGTGAGACTATTACTCATGTTCTCTTGGGATGTTCTTTTGCAAGGGCAGTGTGGTTTGGTAGTCCATTTGGCTCAAACTATTTATTGAATGCTAATCTGGAATTTTCGGACTGGTTATCTGCTTGGAGAACTTTCTCCTCTTTGGGTAAGGAGTCCAGATCATTGGTAACTTTGTGTAGCTTTTTTTTGTTGGCACATATGGTTATCTAGGAATGATGCGGTGTTTGGGCGCAAGTTATGGCAACCAAGTGAAGTTATCTCTGCAGCGTGGAAGGCCTACCATGAGTACAGTGATATTCTTAATACGGTTCAATATGCCTCTTCAGTGCCTATtgctgtcccccccccccccattgggAAGCGCCTCAAGTTGGTATGGTAAAGTGCAACTGTGATGCAAGTTTTTCAGCGCCTTTGAACAAGGCTGGTGTTGGTTTTGTTTGTAGAGATCACAAAGGTGTGGTGCTTAAGGCAGTCTCATGTCCATCTTCGTTTTCAGATATTTTGGTTGGCGAAACTCTTACAGTTCGGTTAGCAATGATGGAGATGATTGCAGTTGGCTATGAGAAGGTGGTGATTGAGTCTAATAATAGATGTCTGGTTACCTATATTAAGAATGGTGGGCATGATTCACCCCTACTCATTCGGGCTTTAGTGGATGACATTATCCACCTTTGTTCATCCTTTGTTTCTTGTAATTTTGTTTGTATTCCACGGGAGATTAACAGCTTTGCTGACTCCTTGGCAAGGAGGGCTTTGTAGGTAACATGCACGACTGAATGGCCCCTTTCCACTCCATGGTTGAGTGAGTTGTGTTCCTCACTTCCTCCATGAGCTTTTGCATGTCTTCTATTCAATAAAgacttgtttaccaaaaaaaagtaaaagctGACTAAGCAGCTTtggatgtttttgtttttttttcctaaaagagggcctttttttttttttggtagaagaggAGAGCATTAGTTTGTTAGTCAGTCAAAACTCCAAGCTAAGCAAATCATTCAAGCCAAACACCAAGAAACCCCCGCACAACTCCTACATCCTCTCTCCCTTGATCGGCCAAGGGGTGGGCCCCTCCTATTAGTTAGTTATTTTAACTTTAATCTAAAGGATTTTAGTTGAAGAATAATGCCACCTCATCACTAGGACTCCTATTTTAGAGGGAATTAGAGGAATAATAGGGAAATCCATCTAAGGCGTTGAAAAACCCCATTAAGCAACCGGGGGCATGCATAAGCTGttgctccacgttttttagaggaaaaccagagaagaaaagaaaaataaagagaaagagagagagaaggagaaggatcttCTTCAAAGACTTGATTTTAATCAAAGACTAGATTTGTCTTCATCAATTAAGGCTAGAACCAAATGGTGAAAGATTTAAGGAGTACCTTTGAAGGATTTTGAAGAATCATTAGAGAATTCATTGAAGCACTATAAAATTTTTGCTCaattttggaaaaataaaattatgggtTCTGGGGAATTCGATTGGGGACTTCAATAGCATTAGATCTGTGAGGTAACATCTATTACCTGGTGCTCATTTTGTATTTAAAAtattctcctctcttgttcAAAAATTCTGATTGTTCAAGCATGTGTTAAAAGATTTATTTAAGAAAACTATGTTGAGAAATTTATTGATTTAAGGGCATAGTAGCATGAGATATAGTGAGAAggatgttatgatgatattcttCATGATTTTGGAAGCATGGTAACTCCTTGCGTGCTTATGGATGTATGGATGTTTACGATTATTTAATTGTGATTGAGAAGGACTGTCCGTAGTACGGTACGGGGCATACTTCTTGTCTTCACCTTTAGTGAGTGACCTTCACTTGTAGTACGGTGCAAGGTAGATATTTGTGTTTACATTGATGTGCATGCTCAAGATAAAACTCGAATATCGTGGTTATGTTTTTGGGCGAGTGTAGGCATGATGTTTATGCTTGGTTATGAATATGCTATGTTATTGTTTTCATGAAATTTGTTATAGGGATGAGTAACCCtaatatttatgtatatatttttcaaCTCTGTTATAGTGCATGTCTTTTAAAATATTCGTATGAAGTTCGGATGTTGTCTTGCTAAGTTTCTTCCCGAAGCTTACCCTAACTTTTTTCAGATGAAAAGACCGTAGTTATGATCAGACTTGTATGGAGAACCAAGACAACGAAGATTATGGTTGTGCAAGGACATACTTTATGATTGATTCTTGAagtttatttaaattctgttttagacTTGAAATTTAAAGGACATGAAATTTGGAATTTTGAGACTATGTTCTATACTGTTAAAAACTAGAATTTAATCATGTTAATTGAATAGATATGGATAGAGACTCCCACTGCAATTATGTTTTGAGGTTACAGGATGACTTATAGTCGAGTTCACTCCAATTCACACTCCCTAAAACGTATGATCCTGTGAACTGTTAACGACCAAATCTCATACCAGGTTTGGGGGGTGTTACACTGGGGGCGTGTGACAATAATACGTAATGGCATGAATAGAAACATGTCTTCAATGTGCGACGGCAATACATAATGGTACACTAGGGATGGCTTCCAATATACGACAGCAATATGTAACGGCATTACTAGTAACAAAATGGTGTCCTCAATTCTATGAGGCACAGTATGGCAAGTCACTGAGATAACTGACTTTAGGCAATGACAAGTGatgttttccttgttttgaATGCCATGCATGATATCTTATATATGATCAGATATAATATTCTAAATTGATAGATTTATGAAAGAAGCGCATTTATAGCGTGATTTATCAAGTGTACACATTTGGATTTAGTCGCTTAATATGATATTGTTCTTTCTCACTGGGTTAGTTGAGCTCACCCCTCCTTCATTGAATATTTTTCAGAGCACATACATTTAAAGTGCCATTGTGTAGAGTGTACAAGTTAGGAGGAGGGGAGTAAGACCCCCTCAGTAGGAGATCGTGAGATAGAGATACTTGGAGACTTTTGTTAGAGATTTTGTGGTTAAtataaatttgaaagaaattacTTCTGATATAATTCAAATGATGATTGTAGAGATGTAAACAAAAGTATGATGAGTTCGACATAGTAGCTTTGAATGTGAATAACAAATGAATGAAGAAGTTTAGAAAGTAATTTTAAACCAGTTCTATGAATGATTTTAGATCTTCAGCCATGGCATGATTCTGATATGATTTTAGTTTCAGCAATTATCACACGATGGCCCGCGAGAGCCATAATCCATATCTTTTATCCGGATTTGGGGGTATTACAGTTTCGGTCAATTCAACTAATATGGGCTGGAAATTAACACCTTCTAGTTGTGGACTAGGAGGGGAGAATGCAAACGACATGGGAAAGGAGTAAGGGTGTGGAAAAATCACATCATTAGCCTTCATTAGTCCTATTATCATAAAACCACATCATTGTATGAAGGGcaaaaaagtttcattatcaATTCTGTTTGTAACCTGCGTACCCTTTAAATAATCTTGAAATTAATGTTGCAATGAAAGAAATATCACTGCACTATGAACTAAGCATTATAGtcattaaaacattaaaaaaaaaaaaaaagaagaagaagaaatcgcaATTTAGCAACTTACACAAATTTGAGATGGAAATAGTTGTGGATAAGGATATCTATagtatttccttttcttttcccctttctttaaaGTGAGGAAAACTATCCTACAAGCAAGATGGTGTATGAAGAAATGATGGATATATTTCATTTTATGGATAGAtcaatttcatttaaaaaatgagtacattttttttggtaaaataaaaatacattaCATACATTGAACTTCTAGTACAATAGTTACCTCATAGGACATTGAAAACAAATACAATTGACAAACAATATCTACGACATGCACTCCTTTCACAAGTACTGTTGTAGTCAAAACATAATGCCCTGAGCCTCCCAATTATTTCCTCATGGCACATAATTAGAACACGCTCATGCAATATTCTAGATTACTCCTTGATATCAAGCAAGAGAGGAAAAATATCCCATAGTCATGGTTGGAATTCTTCTTGCTGTAGCTAATGTACTAGCTGCCTTCAATCTGTTTTTGTACTTTCAGTTTTCTAGCTTCTCAATGTCCATAGGAGACAGCCCTagcattaaaaataaaataaagtcaaaAGAACTTTCTCATATCATGAGACGAGAAGAAACTTCTTACATTTTCCATATCGCCAAGCCTATCAAAATGGGCTTCATTTCGCTATGTGAAGAGATGATTTCTTAACTGAATACATTTTCCTCTTGATTGGGCATAATAGGAAAGGTGGCCATTATGTCAATCAAAGGTTAATAAAACTCCTTAGGGGTCTTTGTTCATAAATACTCTTTCCAAAGTGTTAAAACTATGAAAACACCCTTATTTAGAGGAACTTAGGTCCTCAAGAATGCATATTCTAGGGATGATCCTCTGCACACCACATTAAATAGAGGGGAAAAATCAAATTGGTAATTTTGTCAATTCTACCTTTTGGATGTCattgatcaaaataccctttgatTCTTTTTGCTCACTCAATGGCATCCAACGGTTATCACTAATCAGGTTTTCCAAAGGATTTCTATCCATTTAGAGCTTTAAAAGAAtaacaagaagagaaaaaacgAAATAAAGACAAtggggaaaagggaaaaaaatggaGGAATCAATTTCCCTTTCCAATTGGTAATAAATTGAAACCTAGGTCTTTGTGTTGAAAACAATGTGAAACGTTTTGATTTCTAACTTAGGCATTAGTTGAAGAGCCAAGGAATATAATACCAGCAACACAAAATCCTACAAAAGACTATAATGATTCACTAATGGCCCATTTAATTATAATTGATATCCAAATTACTAAGATTAAAATCATAATTAACTCAAACAGAACAAAAAAGTTTCAGCTTCATTAACAATTAcattaaaatcaatttttttatggaaatgaTGACTTACCACTATTCGTAGCCCTTATTATAATTCAATTTTCATGGTGAGTGCCAACTCCAAGATAAATATCCCTGATCAGATGTAGCTCTTTGACCACATCACTTATGTCCATTCGATCCCATGGTGATTCAGTTGAGCAGGCAACTCCAATTCTAATAACTGAAGTAAGGCACTCTTGCACTCTATCCTTATGTATCTTCGACTTCCAGTGATGTTGGTAACAATTGTTGTTgcctcttcttcaacttcttccATGGAGAGAAGTGATGGGTCGACGATAGGTATCACTCCATCATGCAAAGCCATCTCAGCCCAGCAGTGAAGATTAAAGTTATCTTTGAATATTTCATGAGTAGGCCGCTTCCCTGTGAACATCTCTAACAAGAGAATCCCATAACTGTATACATCACCATGCCTTGAAACATCTGCACCTGCACCTGCACCTGCACCATATTCTGTAATTCATGTATCTTAGGTTAATACACAAAAAAACTAGTGAGAATAAGAGCAACGCCTATTTGTCTCAATTGGATAAACAACATGACATGAAAGAATAACTAGCGAGAATAGGAGCAAATTAAGTTTATTGGTCTCAATTGGAAGAATAACATAACATGACATGCAAAGAGAGGTTAGGGCATCTTCAAATTTGTTCTTACAGTGTGCATACAAGGAACATAGGCTCCTCTTACATCTATAGTTGAGTGTCTAAATCCAACAGATCATTTGCTGGCATGATTTGATATCAAGACTTTAATGTGGCATGTGGACACATTAATCTTTGTATAGAAAAAACTACAAACCCCTACATAAATGCATAGTTCTTCATAAACCACatttttgtttcctatgacaTTCAAGGTATAATTTGATTACAATAAGGAAAGATGCAGTCAAAACTTTTGTGTAGGAATACAAATAATCAAAATATCATCTAAAACATACATTCCTTTTTAGCATTTTTATATTATCACATTTCAATTGTTTGAGATATTAAACTTATGTTTCTTTAGGAAAGGGGCTAAAGATATCACAAAATGTATTAGAACAGAGTAATTatgccttaaggttttggaaTGGAATAGGTAAGACAAATATTAGATTCATCATATTAAGGTAAGCTCAGTTACAACTTtcgaaagaagaggaaaaatttATACTAGATCAGTAAAAGAGGTACTTTACCTGGTGCAATGTATCCAATAGACCCCTTTATTCCAATTGAGCTCGTGGGATTTTGAGACCTATTTGTGTCTTCCAAAAGAATTCTTGATATCCCAAAATCACCTAAATGTGCAGTCAAATCACCATCGAGAAGAATATTGCTTGGCTTTAGGTCACAGTGAATAATCTGTGCATGATAATTGTGGTGAAGATAATCCAATGCGGTTGCCATATCAATGGCAATATTCAATCTTTGAACAAGGTTTAAATGGTTTTGTTCATCTTGTATACCATCTGCATGTTGATGTAACCACCTCTCCAAATTCCCACCGGGCATGAACTCATATACTAAAGCCTTAAAATCATTGCCTTCGTAATCTATACTTGAGCAAGATGTCAAAATTCTTATAAGATTACGATGCCGGATGTTTCTCAGGGATTCACATTCTGCCATGAAATTCTTGGAAGCCCCTCTTTGTCTAATGTTGAGGACCTTTACTGCAACAATAGTTTCCCCATGATTAAGATCTCCTTTATACACAGAACCAAAACTCCCCACTCCAATcaaatttgcagaagaaaatccATCGGTAGCTTTAACGAGTTGGGCATAAGAGATCTTAAAATGACGATCCCCTATCAAAAATAAAGTggattctttcctttctttttctctctggtatataatgaaaaaaaatgtcataaaaatCAAACATAGAGAGCCCCCACAACCACAGACGATGACTAACAGCTTGAAAACACGACGCCTGGCGTGTTCTTTTGACTTTTGAATTTGGCATGCTGGCAAATGAAGTTCTGGTATACCTCCACAAAGCTTATTGTTTCCAATGATTGAAAATGCACTCAAATTTGCAAAGATTCCATCTACTGATACCTCACCCTCCAAATGATTAAATGATAAATTTAGTCTTTGTAAAAACTTAAATGTACCCAAATATTTCGGGATGACACCAGAGAAGTTGTTGTGTGAAAGATCGAGATCTTGAACACCTCTTAGAGAACTAAGAGCCAATGGTATCGATCCTTGAAATAGGTTAACCTGCATAAAAAGGTATTCTAGGCTTGTACAATCACCAAGGGTGCTAGGGATTTCACCAGACAACATGTTCTCAGAAATATCAAGGTGTTGAAGACTAGTCAGTTGACCCACTTCCAAACATAGAGTACCAAAGAAAGAATTTCTACTCAAGTGTAGCTCTATTAATGTGAAAAGATCGAATATCTCTCTGGGGATGATACCATTGAAACTATTATGGGAAAGGCCCAAACTTGACAAATATTTGCATTTTCCAATACTTTAAGGTATTTTTCCTTGCAAGTGATTATCATCTAAATAGAGCTCAATCAAGAGTGTCAAGtttccaagagaagaagggattgGCCCTATAAATCTGTTCCCATATAAATTGAGTCCATTTAGCATTTGAAGCTTCCCAATCGAAGTCGGAATACTTCCTTCTAGTATGTTACTAGATAGATCAAAGTATTGTAAGGTTACAAGGTTCCCTATCCCCATTGGGATGTCTCCAGATATTTGATTGTATGACAAGTCTAGATTTATCAGTTGGGTCGATAAGTTTACAAGGGAGTTGGGAAGCACTCCACCAAATCGATTTTCAGTAAACCCCAAATGTGTTAAACTACTACAATTGGTCAATGTGTTGACAAAATTCAAGTCATCGACCTCTCCACTTCCCAAATGATTCGTGAACAATGTCAGCCTAGCAAGTTTTGGTACGCCTCCAAAATTAATAGTCACTTTGCCACTAAAATTGTTTGTGCCAACTAAAAGCGTTTCGAGAATTGACAAATTAGACACAGAAAATTGGAATTGGTCCGTGAAACTGGTTTCCTGAAACTGAAAACCATGCTAGATTAGGAAGATCGAAGCCTAGGTTTGGTGGAAGACTCCCTTGAAGTTGATTATCTCCGACCTCAAAAGCACTGAGTGATGAAAGATTATATATAGCAGGAGGGATAATACCAGACAACTTATTTCCAGAAAGCACGAGAACCATTAATCTTGTCATTTGGCCAAAGGAATCTGGAATACTACCACTTAAATCATTGACTGTAGCAAAAATTGTGTCAAGAAATGAAAGATTCCCAATGGAAGGTGGGATCTGTCCCGTCAATCTGTTGTAACGGAATGAAAGGAATTGAAGTTTCGACAATGTGCCAAGTTCTACTGGAATTTTCCCTACAATATTGTTATGATCTAAACGGAGTTCTATAAGGTTGGAGCATCGTGATATATTAGGTGGGATTTCCCCTTCAAAAGAATTGTTGTGTAGGAATAAATAATGAAGCCTGAACAGAAAGCTTACTTCAATAGGGATATCACCATGGAAGCTGTTGTTGTAGAGCGAAATCTATCGAAGGAAACCGAGATTTCCTATTTCTGGAGCTACGGAACCCACCAACCCATTGGATGATAAACGCAAGGCTCTGACCTGTTTGGATGCCGGCGACCGCCACATATAACGCCTGGCCACTCGCAATAAGGGACAGAGTCATTCCAAGAGCTCACAACATGAAAGAGATCATTGATTATATGGGATTTGAAGGCCAACAAGGCTTGCCGATCTGTTCCATTTGCCAAGCTCAtgcagctgctgctgctgctccaaagaagaagaagaatgatatTAAAAGTGCAAATGGAAAAAACCACCAAGGAAAAACCCATCAATGTACTGTACTGTACTGTCTGGGCTATGATGGACTGAAAATTTGGAGGTGTTATAGAGAACTGAGGAGTATACAGTTTCATAAATTGCAATTTATAGTCTCAGTCAATTGCAATTTAGGCATTAAACTATTGAGAAGACAAACCATTTTCTGAGCATTTAATGTGAAAATCCTTAAGAATAATTGGTCACCAATAATATCCCTAAGAATAATTGGTCACCAATAATTGACAAACCACGTTCTGACCAAATTAAAATCTTTTAAGAAGAAGAGAGTACTTCATAATCGTAATTCATACGTCGTCTACTTTCATAGGCAACTGAATTCAATTGACAAAATAGACAACAGTAACCGCCTCTTTTGAATGtaaatttcttcaattcttgcAAAGTCAATAAAattgaatgattttttttttttggtgcaattcaagggcccatcggccatcaacctcaacaggaccccacaaggaggcaatgaggggacccacaaggggtcaaatatggtacccaaaggctccacttcttggaaagcaattaaatgtggactaggtgtcgctaaggagacttgaaccaccgatcaagcgCCTGACACagttctcccaagggagtagcgaaccaccagggcaagccCTGGATCGACAATAAAATTGAATGATAGACATAAGAAGATGGACtcagaaaaatataaaattaaactTTTTCAATTCTCAATTGCGGAATAATGAAACCTAATGAACCCAAATTCTCACCAACCCATTAGGGACCGCCACATGTCCAAACCCAATAAGGAGGATCGGTTCAGgacaagaacccaaaaatgaagaGCCAAATAAGGATTTGACCCAACCCAGCATGGGCACCTGGGGCGCAGATCGTGGGCGCGGACCCGGACTCGGGCATGACGCCCCCGGCACATGTCATGCCCACACACGTCATCTCCAAAGCACAAACTCCCTCGgatcgccatcaacaagacaacatcgccaaggactctaggccaccaccTATCGAGTCATGTGGAGTGAACGGACTCATACACCatgaacctcatctaccacgtagatgagtcTATCCATCAAGATTACTAAGGTCACTCGGACACTACATCCCACAGGAAGGCAACTTCCAAAGACACCACGTCGCTAAGGAAGGCAACTACCTAGTCTACCAAGGACAGTACATCTCCCGGGAAGACAACTAcctagtctatcaaggacactacatctctcgggaagacaaccaatcaggaTAAGCCTtactactcagggactctatcacctacgacaaacactctacatcaattGGGACTCTTCACACTGCCACACaatactataaaaggcaaggtacacaaccccatcggggacatcttaactcatattgaatactactatt includes these proteins:
- the LOC122643277 gene encoding probable LRR receptor-like serine/threonine-protein kinase At3g47570; translated protein: MLSGEIPSTLGDCTSLEYLFMQVNLFQGSIPLALSSLRGVQDLDLSHNNFSGVIPKYLGTFKFLQRLNLSFNHLEGEVSVDGIFANLSAFSIIGNNKLCGGIPELHLPACQIQKSKEHARRRVFKLLVIVCGCGGSLCLIFMTFFFIIYQREKERKESTLFLIGDRHFKISYAQLVKATDGFSSANLIGVGSFGSVYKGDLNHGETIVAVKVLNIRQRGASKNFMAECESLRNIRHRNLIRILTSCSSIDYEGNDFKALVYEFMPGGNLERWLHQHADGIQDEQNHLNLVQRLNIAIDMATALDYLHHNYHAQIIHCDLKPSNILLDGDLTAHLGDFGISRILLEDTNRSQNPTSSIGIKGSIGYIAPEYGAGAGAGADVSRHGDVYSYGILLLEMFTGKRPTHEIFKDNFNLHCWAEMALHDGVIPIVDPSLLSMEEVEEEATTIVTNITGSRRYIRIECKSALLQLLELELPAQLNHHGIEWT